tgtttttaatattggtatcacaggaaaatgtttagttttttaaacCATGCTGGTCCCTGCATTATATTTGGCAGGACATGGTTTACATGACTATGTTCTGTACTTTCTTGGGGTTGATTGAATTACACTATAATCATGTGGAAGATCTTGGTGCTTCAGATGTAAAATGGTCAGTTGTTTAAGTCAAGTTATTGAATGTGTCAGTatgattatattatttttttcatatgcttctactatatttttttacatgtacactatttagtttttttttgtaaaatatcacCCTTCAACTGTCATTCAACTcggttttattgttattattatagaTATTGccataaaaacactttttcaacACTGTAAAccatatacattttatttatacatttaagcTGCTTTAGACATTTTGAAGCCACAGCAGTCAAATGGTTGTTAGTTAATCTGTTATGTTATACTCAGCACAGTGTTGTATAACACTGTAGTATTGTATATGATTAAACGCTGTACTGtactgacatactgtatatttaatgcCATCAGAACATTCTCTGTGAATTTCATCAACTATAACTGCAGCaacaaccaaccaaccaaaaaCTGAATGCTGCCTGCATTTTACTACCAAATATAAATTCACAAGTGCttgcaaatgtaatttttgttaGCTTGAGAAAGGACGTGCCATTTGAAAATCAAATTTTTGGAACTATTATAAAGCATGTGGTTACTCTGTGTATGCTTTTATTATACATAATAACTGTCTGTACAATATGTGTTATAATATACAGATTTTGCAGTccagactcaaacacacatattacGGTCCTTTATGGTGAATTTGTGTTATATTGTTCCATTATGATGTAAAAATACTTGAAAAGTTCatattgtttctgtctgtgatcAAGCACTTGAAAAACCCGCTTTTTGGGATACACTGTTTGTAATCTTACCGATTCTGTTGACATATCCTGGAACATAGACGTGTAAAAAATGTAGGAGGCAAGAATAGGGCGTTCGCCCTGTTTACTTGTTAATTTTATTACTAAAGCTCAAGTTACACATCTAAAAGCTGAAATAATCAATGAAAACATCATAGGGATCACCAATGATCTGCAGTGTACTGCgcttgttttcagctgcagactttgtTGCAcattcctctccctctttctttccgctcatttctttctgctgtacATAAAATGCTCAAAAAAGAATTACATGAAAAACTCCATATCTAAGAAATATTGATATAAGCTTacatgcagaaagaaaagatttCAATCTATAATTCAAAATACAgtagaaataattaaaaagaatgATATAACTACAACTACTCAACTACTTCAACTACAAAAGTGTGCAGTCTTAATTGGCAGGAGGTCTAAGATGCTTGTTTTTGCTCAACTACCCAGCAAAAAAAAGAGATAATGCTACAAGCATGGATACAAGCCACAGGGTGGAGACATCAGCAGGAGACCtagaaagacaaaagacagaggGGTGACTAAGTACCATTGTAAtcccaaaatattttaaaggcCATGAGAACATTTTCGCTGCCTTCTACTGCAGGGAAGTCCCATGTGCAAACTTTTCTGCTAAAGTTTGAACAGTTTTGGTTATTTcttcttagattttttttatgcacCAAATGTATAAATCATTTGAAActatttcaattaaaaacatatgTGTCATTGTTTCCTTAAAAATGGGAGTTAATTGTGTTGAATAATTAGTCACATAGTTGTATGaattttataaatgtaaaacCAGCTGGGTTAAGGTCACTGAACTAGAGAAAATTAGTTCACTGACCTTATGATATTAATTAACAGATAATTAGTTAAAGATACAAACAGATTTGCTGCAGGGTCTCTTGTTACGGTCACTTTTTTACTAGAGTCAGTAAAAAAATGAACTCTGAAATATGTTCCCACTGACTTTGTTAAATTATAAATGTATGAGGGAGAGGACTGAATTGGATTTACTCCACAGTTCACGCTGTTTACATAATTATGGTCATTATTGTTAGTTAATTATTAATTCATGATAACTATGAATTCATTTGGCATGTATTCAAACTACAAAAAAAGGTTTATGGAGGAGGCTTACCACTGAAAtaatgcatgctgggaagtcTGCTAATGTAGGTCTCTAGAAACCTAATAGGCTATAATGAGTAGCATGAACTCTTGGTAGCAGAGTAAATAAGAGCTCTAAGTTAATTTACCTCATCAAGTCAAAATGTTCTGAATTGGTTTGAAAGTATCTATATAAAACATTCAATTTAATGAAtttcaaattaataaaatgcatgTATTTATGTTGAGTCACTGGGAAAAGATTAGTTCATTCCACTGAATTCCTACATGATAATATTCTCTGtccatatttcagttttcttctgtAACTAAAATATCTCTAAGCATTtcttcacatacacacacaggtttgCTAAATATAGAACCTCTTAATTTCAGTGTCACTATCTGCTAATGATCACGGGATTGAGCAACATTAATTTTTATCAAGAAAATCTGAGCCTTACCGTGAAAAAAAGTAACAGTTGTGTGAGTTGGTCAGGTTTAAGTGCTTCAGAACAATCTCAGTATATTCAGTATCTTCATCTTTGTCTTTACGTTTGTATATTTTCTCCACAGTGAACACTTCAGCTGGAGATATGAGTCCCATGTCTTTCTTTAGGTTGCAGGTGGGGTCCGTCAGGTTGATATAGAAGCAAGAAGTGATATTTAAAAGGAATAGATCATCCAtatcattcattttctttcccaTTTCATAGTCCAAATCAGTTATTTTGAAGGTTCCAAAACTCAGTGTTGCGCCAATATctagtttgtgttgtttctcaGTGAAAATGTACATTATCTTACAATCCTTTGGCTTCAGTAGCCTCAGGGAATCCATGAGCAGAAAGTGAAGCGACTTGAATTTGAATCTTTCGTAGGTGCTAACATTTACACCCATTGTTTTCACTTCACGATCAAAAGTCTGTGTAAATTCTGCATCCCCATTAACATATGCCATTATCGCAGTAGTATGTTCTTTTGTTCCTCCAGGGATCAGCATTGGACATTTGGTATTTGCATTCCATGCTTTCTGGAAATGCATACTGTTGTTTAGCTCTTGTCCTAACAGGTCTGAATGGACAATCTTCATAACTTCTTTATGGCATCCTTTGTACATGTCATCAACAGCATTGGGTGCCATGTCCAGTTTAGCAGTTGCCTTTTGTGTGGaatcaaaatgtaaattcaaGAGGAATACCAGCacaaccatttttaaaatatattggatCATAGTATAGTCATATTTGTAGGGAACGTAATAGCTACTTACTGTGCAGTAAAGAGCGATGGAAGTGATTGCAGCAAGAAGCAGTTTTTTCATGTCCCACATGTTAGAgagtttttctttcctcctatCTGCAGAGACCGCTctaatagaaataaaacagcattgcAGGATCAAACTTGAATACAAAGTTCCATGACGCTGGTCCATAAATGGGACAGGTTGCTTAACTTGGCTTCTTCCTCAAATACTTTGTTTAGACAAGAATTTGATCtgcatcagttttttttcccctacagCATGCAACTCCCACCACCATAGATAAGTGATGAAATGCtaaagagaaaatcaaatgttGTATAAAAGGGGGAGAAGGACATACCTTAAGCAAGAAGAATTAATTTCTGGAAGCAACTCAAAAAATCAAGCCCGTTTACTGAAGACTGCAAGGGTGTGATCATTTTCTGCAGAACATGTCTGTGTGAAGTGAAAAAACTTATCTCAGCAAGcaccttttttcctttcctgtgAAAGGAAATACCACAACACTGGTAGTCACTTGTCtttctaaaaataaagataCTGAGTTGCTAGAGAACATTTGTGCTTATCGTTCTATATTCAAGATAAACTTGTGCCGACTAGCCCAGAAAtggattgtttttctttcttgatgTATAGCATTCCATGTTGTGATAAATTCTCATATGCCCATATACAGTTTTTGCTTGCTGTAATCATGTCTTCTGTTCATATGAACCATTGTAAGTTAtcatatgaaatgaaatgtgccAGAGGTCGGGTAAGCATTCCTATGAAATCCCATTACTTACAATAGATTATGTTTTGACCATGAccatgtacccctgcctttcacccaaagagagctgggacccAGGGTCGCaaggatccagcagatccctgtgaccctggttaggaatcagcaggcatagataatggatggatagatattTTGACCAATCACTGATCCCCACAATGGGTATAGGGCCATACCTTTATAAATATGTTGGGCCCCATGTTAGGCTATATTATCCAGCCCTAACCAGTCCCACTGTAAGATTGACCTTACATACTTTAAAGCTGCTTTTAACTCCTACACTCGTCCAAGCTTAGTGCAAATACTCTGCAACTTGACCCAGCCTTGTATCTATATGTACACTGAAAAATTCCTCCCTCTTACTGCATAAATATCTACCTGATGACTACACTGTATATGGTTATGGTTATGTTCCATCTCTTCTCAGTTCCTCCCTTCCTTCCGTCCTTATTTGCTGGAACAATACAAGCCTGCTGCTAATGACAGCATTTACGTTCATAGTTATTGGGTATGAATGAGTGGAAAAGGAAGAGCAGTGATGGACAACATCCCATCTTCTTTCTCTAGAAAAAGATAGTGCTGAATAGTGTCCGGCAATAGTAGAGGGTGTGGTGTATGGTGTCtggaatatttttgtaaatgttctGCTAATTGTAAGCTAATCAAGTATGACTTGGATTCAGAAAACTGTGAGTAAGcaagtgatatttttttttaatcaggcaTTTATGTGAGTCCCTGTGTGAACTTAGTATGGGTGGTCCTGACATGCCTCTAATTAAATTGTGCAACACTCTTTTACAGACTTCCTGTAAACAACAGACTTTTGTACTGATGTTGGATgttctaatgaaaaaaaaatgccaaaaacaaaagagtaacATTTCTTATATTAGATGTTTCTTTACAATATGTTACTGCTACAAGAATGTTGGATTTGTTACAATAAGTTAATCATTCTCTTAAGCTAACATAATGGGAGAACTGTGTAATacgtgtgtttttctgtatacTTTTGAGTATGTAAGATCCCAGAAGATAAAATTAAAAGACAGGGACAGTAGCACTCAGTAGAAACAGCACTGAGTCTTATGACTTCTCAGTTGTCTGCAGCTTTCATTAAAAGACTGCAGGGCTGCACTGAAATGTTTAAAGGAAGGGGTGATCCCATAaggttttcctttttcaaaCTATATTTGCAAAGTTAGCGCAATTGGCAAAGTGTTTCTATACAGATACAGTGCAATGTAATTTCTTGATGCTTTTTAATTGTACATAAATGTAAGATTGGGTTACCAGAATGTGTAACTGTTAAAACTGCACAGCCCTTTTGATACACTATACAATGTataaatattcaatttaaattaagtgaaataaaatgtaaatatttcagatttagccagaaattaaaataattatattgcctttgaaaaatgtattgtatttatatgtaaatatttcatattcatatacgtatattgttatatattatatatttgtatatttaatatttttatttttttgcaagtTTGAAAGTTTGCAGTTACAATCTACAAAAGATAAAGTGATCTGgaattaaaaccacaaattttaATGTAACAAAGTACCCTACACTAAAAATACGGTTCTGGCATTTGTAACAAATCAAACTGCTGGAACATCGGTTATAAattcagcatgttaacatttaatTATGGACACATTTACCTTCATTCAATCGATGCAAGTGCCGTgataagcttttattttgaaaaatgtagtcggatttcttgttttgttgtgtgacGCGACACGTTTTTGGAACCGGAAGTGGCGTTGTTTCTGCTTTTACACGCGCGAAAACCTAAACAAACTGTTGTAACGAAGCTCGCGTCGTGTTTCTGTTTGTTACAAGTTTTCACCAAGCGAGAAGTGATTGCATCGATTATTTGACGGAAACTCAACGGTAATAAAACTTACATGGCGGTTTTACCGATAAACTTGGAGTGTCGTTGAGTTTTGAGCGACGTAAGCGCGTGATAGCAGAGCTAATGGGAGGGTTAGCTAGCTGTTGAGGTtagctgagtttttttttgtgttatgttttatcatatattCGATACTAAACAGGTTCCTCAGTAGCTAAGGCAACCTAATATAAAAACCCTGCAATGAAGTAGTGAGCTTGTGTTAAACTGTTTTATAGATGctgttgcatgtttattttgGAGGATGTAAGTTAGTTCATGTTGCTGTTTGAttgtggatttttattttgtcactgGATTTCTGGCAATTCCAGGGTGCTGCACTCCAGCTGATCTAAATTTGGAGCTGAACAAATGATGAAATAGTTGCCTTTTAAGTGCGACAGAGGGTTATATGTAAAGTGGTTAAGTAGCAACTGAGGATGAATAAGTGGGGAGACAGGCTGAAGAAGGTTGAGCAGCTTGCTCAGTCGTTTCAGCTCAATCCTCTAGCCACACGCTACAAACCTCGACTGTGGCCATTGCAGCCTTCCTCCGTCTGGAAACTCTTCCCTCGTCAGAGTATGGCTATCAGCTTCGCTCAGAGCTGCAAAGAGGTAACACAAGACTTTGTTGAGGGTGGATTATTTAGTTAACCTGTACCTCAGATTTGACGTCCTGTTGACGTTTGTGCTTTGTATTCTCTAGTCTGTACATGTTTTTGCCCTTGAAAAAGAAAACGAGCTTGTGGGTCAAAGGATCTACCTGGTTACCAGTTACAGTGAGCTGTGGCACTACTACAGGTAAATATCAGCTCTACATCACAAAATGAGGTACATCTGCTTTTGAGGAAAAAGGCAACAATAATTATGGCCAATTGCTTCTTGATTTCTTTTCAGGACCTACACTCAGTCTTTGATGCACTGCTATGAGGTGATACCAGAAGGTGCTGTTTGTAAGCTTTACTTTGATTTGGAGTTCCACAAACCCTCCAACAAAAGTGCTGATGGGAAAACTATGGTGTCTTCTCTTATCCAGGTAGGATACATATTTGGTTTTCATTAATAATTTATCTTGCTACTGCTCAGACATATTTTAGTGAAAAGTTTGCTCCACCTAGAGATAGATTCAGTTGTTGCAGCTTGTCATCAATTATAATGCCAAAGTTGTAAAACTAACAATAATTCCAATAATTCTTTTCATTgccatttaattatttttttttattaatcgtttagtttttaaaatgtcagaaaaatacTGCATATGCCTGACCAAGAGCTCAATGTAGCATCTTCACATCTTCAATTAACTATCATATGAAATAGTCTACCCCCCTGCATAGCTTTCACTATGAACATAGTCcgatactgtacagtatgtccagatgtgatttttttatttttttgtcttgattTATTGAGGAAAGGAAAGTAGAAAAATAAGAATTTCTGCACAGGCATATCATTCACTATTACTTTTGATGAGCAGAGGATGATTAGTAGACTGGGGGTACTGACTTTAGAAATAATGTCAGAATGCTAAACAGTGAAACTTACTGTTTTAAGTTGCTTCTGATAGTGAAATCTGTCCTTTGGGAGGAATATCTGAATAGATTTTGTGTACTGTAGCTTATCTTGCTATATCTACTTATATATGGATGCAGTATTATATccctgtctttttgtttgttgacaGTATGTCTGTGACAAGCTAAAGGAAGTTTATGGGATTGAATGCTCTGCCAAAAATGTCCTCAATCTAGACTCCAGCACAGAAGAGAAGTTCAGTCAACATCTCATTTTCAACCTCCAAAATGCAGCTTTTAAAGACAACATACATGTTGGTATGTTCAACTTTGCAGGACAGGAACAAACACAATTTACTTCATTGTGCCTAgataatattctgttttttgttcttggttgtttaattttattttattttttgtaggtGGGTTTATACATGCAGTTCTTCAACCAGTCCTGAACACACCCAAAAGTGGAAGCTGGAATCTTGGGATGAATTCAGTggcagaaaacagtaaaacacagtcagttttttatgtttgtgaaaGCATATTCTAATTTCTCCACTATCCTCACTAAGTATAACTTGTAACTCACCAATGTTTGGACAGCAGAGCACATGGTGTTCCTGAGGAGAAGACAGCAATGTCAGAGGATGAGACTGAAAACCCACAGACAAAGAGGCGTAAGCATGAAGACCTCAGCTTCCTCCaggtgaaaaataaagaaggcCAAGACTGTCTCTTGGTTGATCTTGGTAAGAGAAATCACAAGCTTTTGTACATATTTCTGTCAGCCTGGCTAACATGTGCTTATGGATATATAATCATggttataatttaaaaaaccaGGTGTGTACAACAAGAACAGAAATTTCCGTCTTTACAAGTCATCAAAAGTGGGAAAGAACGCTGCATTCACTGTGGCAGACGAGAATCATTTTACGGCCAAAGCTGAGAAGGGGATCTCTACAGAAGAAAGCATATTCTTGGCTTCCTTAGTCTGTAATGTGAGGTGAACACCTTAAACtaattttctctctgctgaaaATATTGTCATTCATAAGCTGCCACGCAGAGCTCATGTCTGTCCATTCTCAGTTTCACAGGTCAGAGAATTCTTACGTGGGATCCCCCAGAAACCAAGGACAGCAAAACTTCAAGGTCCAGTCAGGCATCAGCCACAAATCCAGGTAAGACTGAACTGAGATACCATGTATACACACCTATGTATTAGTGTATATAAGCAGCCTACATCTGTTGTAAATACTATACCCAGTTTTGCCCTCATAGTTTTCAATATACATATTTTTGATATATGAAGCCCTCCATTACCTGCAGATTCACTTTCTGGCTGCCTGTCATCCCCTCACCGAGAAGTGGACACCTTCATGTTAACAGTGGTTAAAAAGGACGGCATACAAGGAAGTAAGTTTTTGGCTGATGCAAGATAACTTTTGCAAAAGATCGGTCATTCTTGAAAAAAAGTGACCAGTTCAGTGTTTGGGCAGCACACATTTCTGATGCTTTGCAGTAAAATGCATATCCTTTAAAacagtgtgtacagtatattagaGCTTGGTTTTATAGCCATATAATATTGATATTATGCTGTGAGTGCTGTACGCTTTAGGTACATCTTAGATGCATCTAGCTAAAACTAATTCAGTTTAATGACACAGTCCTGAATAAAAATTCACCATTATCACTTGTGACGAACTGTTTCAGAGAACTGTTCATTcagttgatcattttggaaaaTAGTTTGTGAAGCTATGGAACTGtactgaaatgtgtttctagTATTTTGCCTCTATACAGATAAAAACAGTGTGGGCAAAATAACACTTGTCAGGGTGATGCAGTATACGTCCTCCAAAATAATTAAGTTAAATCAGCAACTTTTTAATAAGAACTGAAAATTATGGTCTTCATGATGTGAACATTTCTGTTAGGACTGTtatattagactgcattagttttaattaggtggacctaataaatAATAAGTTAGTCTGAAATAGTCATTCTATTAACATAAAAGTTTCATAGTATAATTCAAATAGTCATAATATTCTATTAGATTTTTCACCATTCTTTGTCTTAATGTAGTATATTACTGAAGCATTTCTTGTGTTGCAAAGTGTGTACTGAAACCACCCAGCCAACCACTGTCAGTGTACTATGCAGTGCCATATCTCTTATGTTTACCTCAATAGGCATCAGACGATGGAACTACTTTGCCGCAGAACATCTGCTTGTCTACGATATCGCCAAATATCGctggtgtgaaaatgtgaaacgGTTTCATAAAAGCAACAACATCATGTACGTAGAGTGTTACATGTTTTGCAGACTGTTTAAATGCACTACATCCTTCTGATTTGATCTAATTCTCTTCTGCAGGATTGTCGTGGATCTCAAAGAGGAAGTGTGGTACCAGAAGTGTCACGATCCTGACTGCAGGAACTTCAGGTCCTCAAGTAGGTTATGGCCATTAGAACTGAAAGCCACACAGGCAAGGGcacaaaataaactgcaaaattGTGGTAATACAACCTATTTGagattaagatttttttttttctgttaaaggttACCCACTGCCACAGGAGATCTGTATCAGCTACATCATGATGCTGGTtagtttgctttgttttaactAGCATTGTACTAAGTGAATATATACCAGGAAATCCTGCCTGCCCTCTGTGAAATGTCAAAGACGTGCAGTTTTTCATAAGATGTGTCATGTCTTGTGCGTCTGACAGGATGAAGAGGACCAGGCTTACTTAATGGATGAAGATGGCAACATTGAACACAGCCAGGCATCAAGCCAGACCCCAGAGGAGGAATCTGCTGAAATCTGGGGGGATgcacaggatgaccaggactATTTAAAGAGCCTGGAGGACTTTGAACAAAACAGTGGGGAGATCTCAGATCAGCTTCTTCTTAAGTGCATGGCAGAGTTTGATTCACAGTAAAAGGTGAGGTTTGTTATTTTTCAATAGCTGTATAGCATCTACCACACTTGGATCACTTTAAGTTTTTTAACAACCACCCTAAAATGTAGTACTGCAATGCTATCAAAACATTTAGGGATCCATAAAAATGTTTGCCAgtataaaagacaaaaactaaatttgTGGAGAAAGCATTTATTTGGTACAACTGACAGAGATACTGTACTTGAGGCTCGTGCACAGAAGTGTCCTTTGCCCTTTTCATAAGTtgttaaaaaatgaatatgcCTAAAAGACTTCTTGTCATCATTGTGCATAACAATCATtgttcagcaaaaaaaaaaatcaatcaacaaCAATCTTGTGTTAAACTGCTGAGATGTTATTCTATTTGACAAaaggctgtttgttttgttttttaattgatcATGCATTAACTTAAAAATGTTGATAATAACCTGGAAttcatattttgaaaaaaatattttaaaattttaagaaGTGCTGGCAGTTCAACTATGTTGCTTTATCGTGCTCCTTGAAATTTGAAATGGACATGTAAAAGGagcagcatgtacagtatgtaacaaGTATTTTCCATGCagtgttttaaagaaaacagcCCAAATAATCACAAAATTTCAGTTAAGCAACATGATTCCCTATAGGCTTCTAGCTCAAATTGTGCACTAAAACTGGTTCATCAGTCTGTTAAGTCTACAGCACTGAAAAACATGGGAATGCAGGGATTTACATTTGCAGAGCCTCAGGCACAATACTCTACATACAAGTATAGTTTTTCAGCAGATACACTATTTACAGGTGTAATGATAACATTAAATACCGACTTAAATAGATAACCAAAACAGTCTGGTATATAAATTGTCAATATTTGTcacttttaaaaagcatttttatagttttttttttttttttttcttcatctcccAGGAATTAAAGGCCAGTCGTTTACTGTATCAACAGTGTTTTCAACACTCCATCGTTAGACACTAAAGCCAACAATGAATCACCTCTGCTCATGGCTAATGTCTCAGTCTTCAGCCTGGACATGCTCGTTGGCCTGTTTCGTAGACCCCTGTTGCTGTTGAAGTTAATTCATTAGGAAACACATGAGGcgtttatttattaaaattgttgTCCCAATGGCTCAGATGGACTTATCAGTTTTTACAGCTGTCAAAATATGTACCAGTTCTCCATGTGAGTCTCGCTTTGTTGATAGTTGGGTACTCTCTCAAGATGTTGCTCCATTAGTTGTACATTTTCAAAGACTAGTGGACTGTCAACAAAGTGGAGAG
This genomic window from Mastacembelus armatus chromosome 1, fMasArm1.2, whole genome shotgun sequence contains:
- the LOC113127800 gene encoding T-cell ecto-ADP-ribosyltransferase 1-like isoform X1, whose protein sequence is MWDMKKLLLAAITSIALYCTKATAKLDMAPNAVDDMYKGCHKEVMKIVHSDLLGQELNNSMHFQKAWNANTKCPMLIPGGTKEHTTAIMAYVNGDAEFTQTFDREVKTMGVNVSTYERFKFKSLHFLLMDSLRLLKPKDCKIMYIFTEKQHKLDIGATLSFGTFKITDLDYEMGKKMNDMDDLFLLNITSCFYINLTDPTCNLKKDMGLISPAEVFTVEKIYKRKDKDEDTEYTEIVLKHLNLTNSHNCYFFSRSPADVSTLWLVSMLVALSLFFAG
- the LOC113127800 gene encoding ecto-ADP-ribosyltransferase 3-like isoform X3, producing the protein MWDMKKLLLAAITSIALYCTKATAKLDMAPNAVDDMYKGCHKEVMKIVHSDLLGQELNNSMHFQKAWNANTKCPMLIPGGTKEHTTAIMAYVNGDAEFTQTFDREVKTMGVNVSTYERFKFKSLHFLLMDSLRLLKPKDYMGLISPAEVFTVEKIYKRKDKDEDTEYTEIVLKHLNLTNSHNCYFFSRSPADVSTLWLVSMLVALSLFFAG
- the primpol gene encoding DNA-directed primase/polymerase protein; protein product: MNKWGDRLKKVEQLAQSFQLNPLATRYKPRLWPLQPSSVWKLFPRQSMAISFAQSCKESVHVFALEKENELVGQRIYLVTSYSELWHYYRTYTQSLMHCYEVIPEGAVCKLYFDLEFHKPSNKSADGKTMVSSLIQYVCDKLKEVYGIECSAKNVLNLDSSTEEKFSQHLIFNLQNAAFKDNIHVGGFIHAVLQPVLNTPKSGSWNLGMNSVAENSKTHRAHGVPEEKTAMSEDETENPQTKRRKHEDLSFLQVKNKEGQDCLLVDLGVYNKNRNFRLYKSSKVGKNAAFTVADENHFTAKAEKGISTEESIFLASLVCNVSFTGQRILTWDPPETKDSKTSRSSQASATNPDSLSGCLSSPHREVDTFMLTVVKKDGIQGSIRRWNYFAAEHLLVYDIAKYRWCENVKRFHKSNNIMIVVDLKEEVWYQKCHDPDCRNFRSSSYPLPQEICISYIMMLDEEDQAYLMDEDGNIEHSQASSQTPEEESAEIWGDAQDDQDYLKSLEDFEQNSGEISDQLLLKCMAEFDSQ
- the LOC113127800 gene encoding T-cell ecto-ADP-ribosyltransferase 1-like isoform X2, which produces MWDMKKLLLAAITSIALYCTATAKLDMAPNAVDDMYKGCHKEVMKIVHSDLLGQELNNSMHFQKAWNANTKCPMLIPGGTKEHTTAIMAYVNGDAEFTQTFDREVKTMGVNVSTYERFKFKSLHFLLMDSLRLLKPKDCKIMYIFTEKQHKLDIGATLSFGTFKITDLDYEMGKKMNDMDDLFLLNITSCFYINLTDPTCNLKKDMGLISPAEVFTVEKIYKRKDKDEDTEYTEIVLKHLNLTNSHNCYFFSRSPADVSTLWLVSMLVALSLFFAG